From a single Paraburkholderia sp. D15 genomic region:
- a CDS encoding DUF2059 domain-containing protein: MQKRFKQLMLLAALVPTFAMAQALQSSAPAAPAAAAAPVDPAKQAAIKDLLDAIDAQKLVGAIANSAQMQAKQLVPAILSDALSENKTMTDKQKQASVPTLQKNTVPKLVEGAGQVFATDGFRQDAMQAQYDAYAKYYSTSEIKDLTTFYKSPTGRKFIQVQDQVGRDVVNGLMQKYMPQSINATRAQADKEVAAVKPAK, translated from the coding sequence ATGCAAAAACGATTCAAACAACTGATGTTGCTGGCTGCCCTCGTGCCGACCTTTGCCATGGCTCAAGCGCTTCAGAGCTCGGCTCCGGCGGCTCCGGCTGCTGCCGCGGCACCGGTTGATCCGGCCAAGCAGGCTGCCATCAAGGATCTGCTGGACGCAATCGACGCGCAGAAGCTGGTCGGCGCCATCGCCAACAGCGCGCAGATGCAGGCCAAGCAGCTGGTTCCGGCAATCCTGTCGGACGCGCTGAGCGAAAACAAGACGATGACGGACAAGCAGAAGCAGGCTTCCGTCCCGACGCTGCAAAAGAACACGGTGCCGAAGCTGGTTGAAGGCGCGGGTCAAGTGTTCGCAACCGACGGTTTCCGTCAGGACGCGATGCAAGCTCAGTACGACGCTTACGCGAAGTACTACAGCACGTCGGAAATCAAGGATCTGACCACGTTCTACAAGAGCCCGACCGGCCGCAAGTTCATCCAGGTGCAAGACCAGGTTGGCCGCGACGTCGTGAACGGTCTGATGCAGAAGTACATGCCGCAATCGATCAACGCCACGCGCGCTCAGGCTGACAAGGAAGTCGCCGCAGTCAAGCCGGCTAAGTAA
- a CDS encoding HAD-IA family hydrolase, with protein sequence MSDPTPLPQREDNDDALGLCHAVLFDLDGTLADTAPDLAAAVNKMRHDRGLEMVPLDDLRPLASAGARGLIGGAFGIGPDHHEYASMREEFLANYEADLCIETTLFPGIPELLDDLDARGVRWGIVTNKVARLTEPLIAQLGLEERAGCVVSGDTTPHPKPHPAPLLHAARELDVAPERIVYVGDDLRDVQAGFAAGMKTIAAAYGYCGNDIPPTQWHAQHVVHSPAELLKLLRDIG encoded by the coding sequence ATGAGCGATCCCACGCCCCTGCCCCAACGCGAAGACAACGACGACGCCCTGGGTCTTTGTCATGCCGTTCTGTTCGATCTGGACGGCACCCTCGCCGATACGGCGCCCGACCTTGCAGCCGCCGTCAACAAGATGCGCCACGATCGCGGACTCGAGATGGTGCCGCTCGACGACCTGCGTCCGCTCGCCTCCGCAGGTGCGCGCGGGCTGATCGGCGGGGCGTTCGGCATCGGCCCTGATCATCACGAGTACGCGTCGATGCGCGAGGAATTCCTCGCCAACTACGAAGCGGACCTGTGCATCGAAACCACGCTGTTCCCGGGCATCCCCGAGTTGCTTGACGATCTCGATGCGCGCGGTGTGCGCTGGGGCATCGTCACGAACAAGGTGGCGCGTCTGACCGAGCCGTTGATCGCGCAACTCGGTCTGGAAGAACGCGCGGGCTGCGTGGTGAGCGGCGACACCACGCCGCATCCGAAGCCGCACCCGGCCCCGTTGCTGCACGCGGCGCGCGAACTGGACGTGGCGCCGGAGCGCATCGTCTACGTCGGCGACGATCTGCGCGACGTGCAGGCCGGCTTCGCGGCCGGCATGAAGACGATCGCCGCCGCGTACGGCTACTGCGGCAACGACATTCCGCCGACCCAGTGGCACGCGCAGCACGTCGTGCACTCGCCGGCGGAGTTGCTGAAACTGCTGCGCGATATCGGTTAA
- the pheA gene encoding prephenate dehydratase, translated as MDDELNTRLKPLRERIDALDAQLIALLNQRAAVALEVGEVKKHFNAPVFRPEREQQVIARLQDMSDGPLASEHISAIWREIMAASRALEKTIKAAYLGPVGTYSEQAMQEYFGQSIEGLPCPSIDEVFRSVEAGAAEFGVVPVENSAEGAVSRTLDLLLQTQLTIGGELALPIHHNLLSQSGGLTGVTRVCAHAQALAQCQRWLATNAPHLERQAVSSNAEAARMAAEDPTVAAIAGDRAATHYGLQVAYALIQDDPHNRTRFVMIGKQPSGPSGHDQTSLIVSVVNAPGAVVKLLEPLARHSVSMTRFESRPARVGTWEYYFYIDIEGHRDDPAVAAALVELGEKAAFLKILGSYPRAR; from the coding sequence ATGGACGACGAACTCAATACCCGACTCAAACCTCTTCGCGAACGCATCGACGCGCTCGACGCGCAACTGATCGCGCTGCTCAATCAGCGCGCCGCGGTGGCGCTCGAAGTGGGCGAGGTCAAGAAGCATTTCAACGCGCCGGTGTTTCGTCCCGAGCGCGAGCAGCAGGTGATCGCGCGGCTCCAGGACATGAGCGACGGGCCGCTCGCGAGCGAGCACATCAGCGCGATCTGGCGCGAGATCATGGCGGCGAGCCGCGCGCTCGAGAAGACCATCAAGGCCGCGTATCTCGGGCCGGTCGGCACGTATAGCGAGCAGGCCATGCAGGAGTACTTCGGTCAGTCGATCGAAGGCCTGCCGTGTCCGTCGATCGACGAAGTGTTTCGCTCGGTCGAAGCCGGCGCCGCCGAATTCGGCGTCGTGCCGGTCGAGAATTCGGCCGAAGGCGCGGTGTCGCGCACGCTGGATCTGCTGCTGCAAACGCAACTGACGATCGGCGGCGAACTGGCCTTGCCGATTCATCACAATCTGCTGTCGCAAAGCGGCGGCCTGACCGGCGTCACGCGCGTGTGCGCGCATGCGCAGGCACTTGCGCAATGCCAGCGCTGGCTCGCGACGAACGCGCCGCATCTGGAGCGCCAGGCGGTGTCGAGCAATGCGGAAGCGGCGCGCATGGCCGCCGAAGACCCGACTGTCGCGGCGATCGCCGGTGACCGCGCGGCGACCCACTACGGCCTGCAAGTCGCCTATGCGCTGATCCAGGACGATCCGCACAACCGCACGCGCTTCGTGATGATCGGCAAGCAGCCGTCCGGCCCGAGCGGCCATGACCAGACTTCGCTGATCGTGTCGGTCGTGAATGCGCCGGGCGCGGTGGTCAAGCTGCTGGAGCCGCTTGCACGTCACAGCGTGTCGATGACGCGTTTCGAATCGCGTCCGGCGCGCGTCGGCACGTGGGAGTACTACTTCTACATCGACATCGAAGGTCATCGCGACGATCCGGCCGTGGCTGCCGCGCTCGTCGAACTCGGCGAGAAAGCCGCGTTCCTGAAGATTCTGGGCTCGTATCCGCGCGCCCGCTGA
- the gyrA gene encoding DNA gyrase subunit A, with translation MDQFAKETLPISLEEEMRRSYLDYAMSVIVGRALPDVRDGLKPVHRRVLYAMHELNNDWNRAYKKSARIVGDVIGKYHPHGDTAVYDTIVRMAQDFSLRYMLVDGQGNFGSVDGDNAAAMRYTEIRMAKIGHELLADIDKETVDFTPNYDGSENEPAILPARIPNLLINGSSGIAVGMATNIPPHNLNEVVDACQHLLKNPEATIDELIEIIPAPDFPTAGIIYGVAGVRDGYRTGRGRVVMRALTHFEEIDRGQRMAIIVDELPYQVNKRSLLERIAELVNEKKLEGISDIRDESDKSGMRVVIELKRGEVPEVVLNNLYKATQLQDTFGMNMVALVDGQPKLLNLKEMLSCFLSHRREVLTRRTVYELRKARERGHVLEGLAVALANIDEFIAIIKAAPTPPIAKQELMARPWDSSLVREMLSRAEAENASAGGREAYRPDGLNPSFGMQSDGLYRLSDTQAQEILQMRLQRLTGLEQDKIIGEYREVMAQIADLLDILARPERITAIIVDELTSIKAEFGDARRSKIEMNATELNTEDLITPQEMVVTMSHAGYVKSQPLSEYSAQKRGGRGKQATAMKEDDWIDTLFIANTHDHILCFSNRGRVYSVKVYEVPQGSRNSRGRPIINIFPLQEGEKITVVLPVKEFSADKFVFMGTALGTVKKTPLEAFGRVLRKGIIAVGLDDGDYLIGAAITDGQHDVMLFSDSGKAVRFDENDVRPMGREARGVRGMQLEEGQNVIALLVAGDEQQSVLTATENGFGKRTPIVEYTRHGRGTKGMIAIQTSERNGKVVAATLVDPEAQIMLITNTGVLIRTRVSEIREMGRATQGVTLISLDEGTKLSGLQQVAEAEAESDAEGDAEGPAEGHNGGEDGGAA, from the coding sequence ATGGATCAATTCGCCAAAGAGACTCTGCCAATCTCCCTAGAGGAGGAAATGCGCCGTTCGTATCTCGATTACGCGATGAGCGTGATCGTGGGGCGTGCGCTTCCCGACGTCCGCGATGGCCTGAAGCCGGTGCACCGGCGCGTGCTGTACGCGATGCACGAACTGAACAACGACTGGAACCGGGCTTACAAGAAGTCGGCGCGTATCGTCGGCGACGTGATCGGTAAGTACCACCCGCACGGCGACACGGCTGTATACGACACCATCGTCCGCATGGCGCAGGACTTTTCGCTGCGCTACATGCTGGTGGACGGTCAGGGCAACTTCGGTTCGGTCGACGGCGACAACGCCGCCGCGATGCGATACACCGAAATCCGCATGGCGAAGATCGGCCACGAACTGCTGGCCGACATCGACAAGGAAACGGTCGACTTCACGCCGAACTACGACGGCAGCGAAAACGAACCGGCCATCCTGCCCGCGCGCATTCCCAATCTGCTGATCAATGGCTCGTCCGGTATCGCGGTCGGTATGGCCACCAACATTCCGCCGCACAACCTCAACGAGGTCGTCGACGCCTGCCAGCACCTGCTTAAAAACCCCGAAGCCACGATCGACGAGCTGATCGAGATCATTCCGGCGCCCGATTTCCCGACCGCCGGCATCATCTACGGCGTGGCCGGCGTGCGCGATGGTTATCGCACCGGCCGCGGCCGCGTGGTGATGCGCGCGCTCACGCACTTCGAGGAAATCGATCGCGGCCAGCGCATGGCGATCATCGTCGACGAATTGCCGTACCAGGTGAACAAGCGCTCACTTCTGGAGCGCATCGCCGAGCTGGTCAACGAGAAGAAGCTCGAAGGCATTTCCGATATCCGCGACGAATCCGACAAGAGCGGCATGCGCGTGGTGATCGAGCTGAAGCGTGGCGAAGTGCCGGAAGTGGTGCTGAACAACCTGTACAAGGCGACCCAGCTCCAGGACACCTTCGGCATGAACATGGTCGCGCTGGTCGACGGCCAGCCGAAGCTGCTGAACCTGAAGGAAATGCTGTCGTGCTTCCTGTCGCATCGCCGGGAAGTGCTGACGCGGCGCACTGTATACGAACTGCGCAAGGCTCGCGAACGCGGCCACGTGCTCGAAGGTCTGGCGGTTGCGCTCGCGAATATCGACGAATTCATCGCGATCATCAAGGCCGCACCGACTCCGCCTATCGCCAAGCAGGAATTGATGGCGCGTCCGTGGGATTCGTCGCTGGTGCGCGAGATGCTGTCGCGCGCCGAGGCGGAAAACGCGTCGGCCGGTGGTCGCGAGGCTTATCGTCCTGACGGGCTGAATCCGTCGTTCGGTATGCAGTCCGACGGCCTGTACCGTCTGTCCGACACCCAGGCGCAGGAAATTCTGCAGATGCGTCTGCAGCGCCTGACGGGTCTCGAGCAGGACAAGATCATCGGCGAGTACCGCGAAGTGATGGCGCAGATCGCCGACCTGCTGGACATTCTGGCTCGCCCGGAACGCATTACGGCGATCATCGTCGACGAACTGACGTCGATCAAAGCCGAATTCGGCGACGCGCGCCGCTCGAAGATCGAGATGAACGCGACCGAGCTGAACACCGAAGACCTGATCACGCCGCAGGAAATGGTCGTGACCATGTCGCACGCCGGCTACGTGAAGTCGCAGCCGCTGTCGGAATACAGCGCGCAGAAACGCGGCGGCCGCGGCAAGCAGGCCACGGCAATGAAGGAAGACGACTGGATCGACACGCTGTTCATCGCGAACACGCACGATCACATCCTCTGCTTCTCGAATCGCGGCCGCGTCTACAGCGTGAAGGTCTATGAAGTGCCGCAAGGTTCGCGGAACTCGCGTGGCCGTCCGATCATCAATATCTTCCCGCTGCAGGAAGGCGAGAAGATCACGGTCGTCCTGCCGGTCAAGGAATTCTCGGCCGACAAGTTCGTCTTCATGGGCACCGCGTTAGGAACCGTAAAAAAGACGCCGCTGGAAGCCTTTGGCCGTGTGCTGCGCAAGGGTATTATTGCGGTCGGTCTGGATGACGGCGACTACCTGATCGGCGCCGCGATCACCGACGGTCAGCACGACGTCATGCTGTTCTCCGATTCGGGCAAGGCAGTGCGCTTCGACGAGAACGACGTCCGGCCGATGGGTCGCGAGGCGCGCGGCGTGCGCGGCATGCAGCTCGAAGAAGGCCAGAACGTGATTGCGTTGCTAGTGGCCGGCGACGAGCAGCAGTCGGTGCTCACCGCCACGGAAAACGGTTTCGGCAAGCGCACGCCGATCGTCGAGTACACCCGTCACGGGCGCGGCACGAAGGGCATGATCGCGATCCAGACGTCGGAGCGTAACGGCAAGGTCGTCGCCGCCACGCTGGTCGATCCGGAAGCGCAGATCATGCTGATTACCAATACGGGCGTGCTGATCCGCACGCGCGTGTCGGAAATTCGCGAAATGGGTCGCGCAACCCAAGGTGTTACACTCATCAGCCTTGACGAAGGGACCAAGCTTTCAGGTCTGCAACAGGTTGCCGAGGCTGAAGCGGAAAGCGATGCGGAAGGCGACGCCGAGGGTCCCGCCGAAGGTCATAACGGCGGTGAAGACGGTGGCGCGGCTTGA
- the ubiG gene encoding bifunctional 2-polyprenyl-6-hydroxyphenol methylase/3-demethylubiquinol 3-O-methyltransferase UbiG produces MTNADPHELQKFSDLAHRWWDPNAEFKPLHELNPIRLNWIDAHAHLAGKKVLDIGCGGGILSESMAGLGAHVKGIDLSTQALGVADLHSLESGVTVDYEEIAAEALAAREPGTYDVVTCMEMLEHVPEPAAVVEACKTLVKPGGWVFFSTLNRNVKSYLFAVIGAEYIARMLPRGTHDYARFIRPSELASFVRAAELRTADIKGIVYNPLSKHFALSADTSVNYMLACRRDV; encoded by the coding sequence ATGACCAACGCCGATCCCCACGAACTACAGAAATTCAGCGACCTCGCGCATCGCTGGTGGGACCCGAATGCGGAATTCAAACCGCTGCACGAACTCAACCCGATTCGTCTGAACTGGATCGACGCGCACGCGCATCTGGCCGGCAAGAAGGTGCTGGATATCGGCTGCGGCGGCGGGATCCTGTCGGAGTCCATGGCGGGACTCGGCGCGCACGTGAAGGGCATCGACCTGTCCACTCAGGCGCTCGGCGTGGCCGATCTGCATAGTCTCGAAAGCGGCGTCACGGTCGACTACGAAGAGATCGCCGCCGAGGCGCTCGCGGCCCGCGAACCGGGCACGTACGACGTGGTCACCTGCATGGAGATGCTCGAGCACGTGCCGGAGCCGGCAGCGGTCGTCGAAGCATGCAAGACGCTGGTGAAACCCGGCGGCTGGGTCTTCTTCTCGACGCTGAACCGCAACGTCAAGTCGTACCTGTTCGCGGTGATCGGCGCCGAGTACATCGCGCGGATGCTGCCGCGCGGCACGCACGATTACGCGCGCTTCATCCGTCCGTCGGAACTGGCGAGCTTCGTGCGCGCCGCCGAGCTGCGCACTGCAGACATCAAGGGGATCGTCTACAACCCGCTCAGCAAGCATTTTGCGTTGTCCGCCGACACGAGCGTGAACTACATGCTCGCCTGCCGCCGCGACGTCTGA
- the serC gene encoding 3-phosphoserine/phosphohydroxythreonine transaminase, with product MRVFNFSAGPAAMPEEVLRQAADEMLDWQGSGMSVMEMSHRGKEFMSIHEEALTDLRELLDVPASHRILFLQGGGLGENAIVPMNLLGAKPRADFVVTGSWSQKSFKEAGKYGTAHLAASGQTADGFTRSPARSEWQLSDDPAYVHLCTNETIHGVETFEIPDLGDIPLVADASSHILSRPMDIAKYGVLFGGAQKNIGMAGVTVVIVREDLLDRAQAVCPSAFEWKTVAENNSMYNTPPTYAIYIAGLVFKWLKKQGGLVAMEARNLEKSKLLYDAIDSSAFYLNKVEHGSRSRMNVPFFLADESRNEDFLAGAKARGMVQLKGHKSVGGMRASIYNAVPLEGVKALVEYMKEFEQRSA from the coding sequence ATGCGCGTCTTTAATTTCTCCGCCGGTCCCGCGGCCATGCCCGAAGAAGTACTGCGTCAGGCAGCCGACGAAATGCTCGACTGGCAGGGCAGCGGCATGAGCGTGATGGAGATGAGCCATCGCGGCAAGGAATTCATGTCGATCCACGAGGAAGCGCTGACCGATCTGCGCGAGCTGCTCGACGTGCCCGCCAGCCATCGCATCCTGTTCCTGCAAGGCGGTGGGCTCGGCGAAAACGCGATCGTGCCGATGAATCTGCTTGGCGCGAAACCGCGCGCGGACTTCGTCGTGACCGGTTCGTGGTCGCAGAAATCGTTCAAGGAAGCTGGCAAGTACGGCACCGCGCATCTGGCCGCGAGCGGTCAGACGGCGGACGGTTTCACGCGTTCGCCCGCGCGTTCGGAATGGCAGTTGTCGGACGATCCGGCCTACGTGCACCTGTGCACGAACGAGACCATCCATGGCGTCGAGACGTTCGAGATTCCCGATCTCGGCGATATTCCGCTGGTGGCGGATGCGTCGTCGCATATCCTGTCGCGTCCCATGGACATCGCCAAGTACGGCGTGCTGTTCGGCGGCGCGCAGAAGAATATCGGCATGGCGGGCGTGACGGTGGTGATCGTGCGCGAGGATCTGCTCGATCGTGCGCAGGCCGTGTGTCCGTCGGCATTCGAATGGAAGACCGTCGCCGAAAACAATTCGATGTACAACACGCCGCCCACCTATGCGATCTATATCGCCGGGCTGGTGTTCAAGTGGTTGAAGAAGCAGGGCGGCCTCGTCGCGATGGAAGCGCGTAACCTCGAAAAGTCGAAGCTGCTGTACGACGCGATCGATTCGAGCGCCTTCTATCTGAACAAGGTCGAGCATGGCTCGCGCTCGCGGATGAACGTACCGTTTTTCCTCGCAGACGAGTCGCGCAACGAAGATTTCCTGGCCGGCGCGAAAGCGCGGGGAATGGTGCAGCTAAAGGGCCACAAGTCCGTCGGCGGCATGCGGGCGTCGATCTATAACGCCGTCCCGCTCGAAGGCGTCAAAGCGCTTGTCGAATACATGAAGGAATTCGAACAGCGCAGCGCCTGA
- a CDS encoding TolC family outer membrane protein gives MRWSLLGSVLGSVLGLVLVSLRIFLRMLVALACATCASEAAAVDLLTVVEQATDHDANLAALRAGSRAAQQALPKARAGFLPQVAGGWGRGYNSTVMEGFPRNTYWQSGWSVTLTQPVFDWSRWTVYKQADVVSARGVVEVASAQQSTMLQAVRAYFDELAAEDELARAGDYAAALDAHFDQLRRRQAAGEATVIDLREAEAARGQAQLQRQDARSDLQLRRLALEQLTGQPFTSLSRLAEGVAMPRLDDSPDDADAWAAQAEAHDYAVQLKQIDRRLAELDVEKARAKHLPVVSLSATHTPAGAASGYSRPTTTTTAMLSITIPLFEGGETNATIDEKRALQDKAQDELLAAQRRAGAAARDSWSRFGAGVARVDALTRLMRSSREALAATQVGYKVGSRTSADVLRASETLYANRRDLIRARYAAVVTLLQLKAATAALDLGEVARVNGLLAASGAVEGAPAGIESAMQRAPEVRRGMERAGLADVAIAPSADAVTVPASAPARALETWRISTSTGRADSR, from the coding sequence TTGCGCTGGTCGTTGCTCGGCTCGGTGCTCGGCTCGGTGCTCGGGTTGGTTCTCGTCTCCCTGCGCATTTTTCTGCGCATGCTCGTCGCGTTGGCGTGCGCCACTTGCGCGAGCGAGGCGGCGGCCGTCGATCTGCTGACGGTCGTCGAGCAGGCGACCGACCACGACGCGAACCTGGCCGCATTGCGCGCCGGATCGCGGGCCGCACAGCAGGCCTTGCCGAAAGCGCGCGCGGGCTTCCTGCCGCAAGTGGCAGGCGGTTGGGGACGCGGATACAACAGCACGGTGATGGAAGGTTTTCCGCGCAACACATATTGGCAGAGCGGCTGGAGCGTCACGCTGACGCAGCCGGTGTTCGACTGGAGCCGCTGGACGGTCTACAAGCAGGCCGATGTCGTCTCCGCGCGCGGCGTGGTGGAAGTAGCGAGCGCGCAGCAATCGACGATGCTGCAAGCCGTGCGCGCCTATTTCGACGAACTCGCCGCCGAGGACGAACTCGCGCGCGCCGGCGACTACGCGGCCGCGCTCGACGCGCACTTCGACCAGTTGCGCCGCAGGCAGGCGGCGGGCGAGGCGACCGTGATCGACTTGCGCGAAGCCGAGGCGGCGCGCGGGCAGGCGCAGTTGCAGCGGCAGGATGCGCGCAGCGACTTGCAGCTTCGGCGGCTCGCGCTGGAACAACTGACGGGTCAGCCATTTACCTCGCTGTCCAGGCTGGCGGAAGGCGTGGCCATGCCGCGGCTCGACGATTCGCCGGACGATGCCGACGCCTGGGCCGCGCAGGCCGAGGCTCACGACTACGCGGTGCAGTTGAAGCAGATCGATCGGCGTCTCGCGGAACTGGACGTGGAGAAGGCGCGGGCGAAGCATCTGCCGGTGGTCAGTTTGTCGGCGACGCATACGCCGGCAGGCGCCGCCTCCGGCTATTCCCGTCCGACCACGACGACGACCGCGATGCTGTCGATCACGATCCCGCTGTTCGAGGGCGGCGAGACGAACGCCACCATCGATGAAAAGCGTGCGCTGCAAGACAAGGCGCAGGATGAACTGCTGGCCGCGCAGCGTCGCGCGGGCGCTGCCGCGCGCGATAGCTGGTCGCGGTTTGGGGCCGGCGTTGCACGCGTCGATGCGTTGACGCGTTTGATGCGAAGCTCGCGCGAGGCGTTGGCGGCGACGCAGGTGGGGTACAAGGTCGGCAGCCGTACGAGCGCGGATGTGTTGCGCGCGTCGGAGACGTTGTATGCGAACCGGCGTGATCTGATCCGGGCGAGGTATGCGGCGGTGGTTACGCTGCTGCAGCTCAAGGCAGCGACGGCGGCGCTGGATTTGGGTGAGGTGGCGCGGGTGAATGGATTGCTGGCGGCGAGCGGGGCGGTGGAGGGGGCTCCGGCTGGAATTGAGTCTGCGATGCAGCGCGCGCCGGAGGTGCGGCGTGGGATGGAGCGGGCTGGTCTGGCCGACGTTGCGATCGCGCCTTCTGCTGATGCCGTGACCGTGCCTGCTTCCGCCCCGGCTCGTGCGCTCGAAACATGGCGTATATCCACGTCGACCGGGCGCGCAGACTCGCGTTGA
- the ompA gene encoding outer membrane protein OmpA: protein MNKLSKLAFIAATAVMAASAMAQSVPASRQATNDNWVNGTGEYVWMNGTNELCWRDAFWTPATANAKCDGALVAQAPTPPAPVTPPPAITSQKITYQADALFDFDKAILKPGGKEKLDDLASKIGSLNLEVVVATGYTDRIGSDKYNDRLSLRRAQAVKAYLVSKGIESNRIYTEGKGKRNPVTTGCNQKNRKQLIACLAPDRRVEVEVVGTSKQ from the coding sequence ATGAATAAACTTTCAAAGCTCGCGTTCATTGCAGCTACCGCAGTTATGGCTGCATCCGCCATGGCGCAATCGGTGCCGGCGTCGCGACAAGCTACGAACGACAACTGGGTGAATGGTACCGGCGAATACGTGTGGATGAACGGCACGAACGAGCTTTGCTGGCGCGATGCATTCTGGACGCCGGCTACGGCCAACGCAAAGTGCGATGGCGCACTGGTTGCCCAGGCTCCGACCCCGCCGGCTCCGGTCACGCCGCCGCCGGCTATCACCAGCCAAAAGATTACGTACCAAGCTGACGCTCTGTTCGACTTCGACAAGGCTATCCTGAAGCCGGGCGGCAAGGAAAAGCTGGACGATCTGGCATCGAAGATCGGCTCGCTGAACCTGGAAGTCGTCGTCGCAACGGGTTACACGGACCGCATCGGTTCGGACAAGTACAACGACCGTCTGTCGCTGCGCCGTGCACAAGCTGTCAAGGCATACCTGGTCAGCAAGGGCATCGAATCCAACCGTATCTATACGGAAGGCAAGGGCAAGCGCAACCCGGTTACGACCGGTTGCAACCAGAAGAACCGCAAGCAACTCATCGCCTGCCTCGCACCGGATCGTCGCGTGGAAGTCGAAGTTGTCGGTACTTCGAAGCAGTAA